One stretch of Corallococcus soli DNA includes these proteins:
- a CDS encoding putative metal-binding motif-containing protein — translation MRLFLMAVLCGSVLAGCKKDDSKAGALNVTIGYSGFTRGCVTVTATDVDDDKNTNSTNVEVTDTTPGKVSVAVFREKDWGRVLDVTAQVHEFNCSGPVVATDTAKAHVPKEGKQDVPLTVSATDKDRDGYFSVASGGTDCDDDEISVFPGAAIDGRKDFYPDNDGDTFGDKKVTTPTRACEAPDGFVEDNSDCNDASALIHPATTEQFCDGEDDNCSGVPDETFQLGQSCISSEPFCGPTYRCSPDKLSKVCFSETSATPWFVDVDGDLKEGADAGISCTRPVPNAVETSSDCDESSRFVANGINEVCDRLDNNCMGGVDEGCPTTFAWTDAGMAGVGTTDLTSVGLYDEGRKGWVVGPNKLVHFDSTAGTSREFTDSSCKKDWTAVWVAQDGRVFVAAHGVLSTQVFQEADEPCFTLNVPTSPDFNDITGVDAPTGATTYAVAGNGKIYRWVPPYGGPENPPDNPGPMITVAANLRAVSAAKSGDLLLAVGANSAGNSARVFQFNPTQSGSNWSSETLGATDAGFLRGVHVLSSHYAYAVGDNGYAFERTGSDQWRALARVNVANERTTPTNVLDVLAFSKNGVYGVTSDNTIEFFNGESWKTVHPSPQTLKSLDGLLPTQIRAVGDEGTIVNFTAPPLP, via the coding sequence ATGCGTTTATTCCTGATGGCAGTGCTGTGTGGCTCCGTGTTGGCGGGGTGCAAGAAGGACGATTCAAAGGCCGGGGCGCTGAACGTCACCATCGGCTACAGCGGCTTCACACGCGGGTGCGTCACGGTGACCGCCACCGACGTGGACGACGACAAGAACACCAACAGCACCAACGTGGAGGTGACGGACACCACGCCAGGCAAGGTGTCGGTGGCGGTCTTCCGCGAGAAGGACTGGGGCCGGGTGCTGGACGTCACGGCGCAGGTCCACGAGTTCAACTGTTCGGGCCCCGTGGTGGCCACGGACACAGCAAAGGCTCACGTGCCCAAGGAGGGGAAGCAGGACGTGCCCCTCACCGTGTCGGCCACCGACAAGGACAGGGATGGCTACTTCAGCGTCGCCTCCGGCGGCACCGACTGCGACGACGATGAGATCAGCGTGTTTCCGGGAGCCGCCATCGACGGGCGCAAGGACTTCTACCCGGACAACGACGGCGACACGTTCGGCGACAAGAAGGTGACGACGCCAACACGCGCATGCGAGGCACCTGACGGCTTCGTGGAAGACAACAGTGACTGCAATGACGCCAGTGCCCTCATCCACCCCGCGACCACCGAGCAGTTCTGCGACGGAGAGGACGACAACTGCAGTGGCGTCCCGGACGAGACCTTCCAGTTGGGCCAGTCCTGCATCTCCAGCGAGCCCTTCTGCGGCCCGACGTATCGGTGCAGCCCGGACAAGCTGAGCAAGGTGTGCTTCAGCGAAACGTCGGCGACGCCCTGGTTCGTGGACGTGGATGGAGACCTCAAGGAAGGCGCGGACGCAGGCATCTCGTGCACGCGGCCGGTGCCCAACGCCGTGGAGACCTCCTCGGACTGCGATGAGAGCTCCAGATTCGTGGCGAATGGAATAAACGAGGTTTGCGACCGGCTGGACAACAACTGCATGGGAGGTGTGGACGAGGGGTGCCCGACGACGTTCGCCTGGACGGACGCGGGAATGGCAGGTGTGGGCACCACGGACCTGACGTCGGTTGGCCTATACGACGAGGGACGGAAGGGATGGGTCGTGGGGCCCAACAAGCTCGTCCATTTCGACAGCACGGCCGGCACGTCAAGGGAGTTCACAGACAGCAGTTGCAAGAAGGACTGGACGGCGGTCTGGGTCGCGCAGGACGGTCGCGTCTTTGTCGCCGCCCACGGTGTCCTGTCGACCCAGGTCTTCCAAGAAGCGGACGAGCCGTGCTTTACGCTCAACGTCCCTACCAGTCCGGATTTCAATGACATCACAGGTGTCGATGCCCCTACAGGCGCCACGACTTATGCGGTCGCGGGCAACGGCAAGATCTACCGTTGGGTTCCCCCTTACGGTGGACCTGAAAACCCGCCCGACAATCCGGGACCGATGATCACTGTTGCCGCGAACCTTCGAGCCGTCAGTGCCGCCAAGAGCGGGGATCTGCTCCTGGCGGTTGGGGCCAACTCCGCAGGCAACAGTGCGCGTGTCTTTCAATTCAATCCAACTCAGTCGGGCAGCAATTGGTCCAGCGAGACGCTGGGCGCCACGGACGCGGGCTTTCTGCGCGGAGTGCATGTCCTGAGCAGTCACTACGCCTACGCTGTGGGGGACAACGGCTATGCCTTCGAACGGACTGGCAGCGACCAGTGGCGCGCCCTGGCCCGGGTCAATGTCGCCAATGAGCGAACAACCCCGACGAACGTCCTGGACGTGCTCGCGTTCAGCAAGAACGGCGTCTACGGCGTGACGTCGGACAACACGATCGAATTCTTCAACGGAGAATCCTGGAAAACCGTCCATCCGTCACCGCAAACACTGAAGTCGTTGGATGGCCTGCTGCCGACTCAAATCAGGGCGGTGGGCGACGAAGGCACCATCGTGAACTTCACTGCCCCCCCGCTTCCCTGA
- a CDS encoding LytR/AlgR family response regulator transcription factor — protein MNLRALLLDDEPPARDYLAELLTDTGAVDVVAAVGTARAAREALAGSLDLDVMFVDVQLMGSGGNEDGIDLVRSLGTQGPAVVLATAHKQHALEAFELGVRDYLHKPFTRERVAACVRRLREHRKPQGTTPPISRIVARQHRSLVFIELDSVFAFEADDRLTYVHAVEGKFDFDLPLSAIETTFGESIVRVHRNWLVNLALVRQIERGDGETTLIIGSRTSNVPPLRVPVARDRAARVRELLLANAAGVRRA, from the coding sequence ATGAACCTGCGCGCGCTCCTGCTCGACGATGAACCCCCCGCCCGGGACTATCTGGCGGAGCTGTTGACCGACACGGGCGCTGTCGACGTCGTCGCGGCCGTGGGCACCGCCCGGGCGGCCCGGGAGGCGCTCGCGGGCTCGCTCGACCTGGACGTCATGTTCGTGGACGTGCAGCTCATGGGCAGCGGCGGCAACGAGGACGGCATCGACCTGGTGCGCTCGCTGGGCACGCAGGGCCCGGCGGTGGTGCTCGCCACCGCGCACAAGCAACATGCCCTGGAGGCCTTCGAACTGGGCGTGCGGGACTACCTCCACAAGCCGTTCACGCGAGAGCGCGTCGCCGCGTGCGTCCGCCGTCTCCGCGAGCACCGCAAACCCCAGGGGACGACCCCGCCCATCTCGCGCATCGTCGCGCGTCAGCACCGCTCGCTGGTGTTCATCGAACTGGACTCCGTGTTCGCGTTCGAGGCCGACGACCGGCTCACGTACGTGCACGCCGTCGAAGGGAAGTTCGACTTCGACCTGCCGCTCTCCGCCATCGAGACCACGTTCGGGGAGTCCATCGTCCGGGTGCACCGCAACTGGCTGGTGAACCTGGCCCTGGTGCGGCAGATAGAACGCGGCGACGGGGAGACCACGCTCATCATCGGCTCCCGGACATCCAACGTGCCGCCGCTGCGGGTGCCGGTGGCCCGGGACCGCGCCGCCCGGGTGCGGGAGCTGCTGCTGGCGAACGCCGCCGGCGTGCGCCGCGCCTGA
- the chrA gene encoding chromate efflux transporter, with amino-acid sequence MSEHPRTSLRELALLFFRLGATAFGGPAAHIAMMRDEVVQRRRWLSEERFLDLLGATNLIPGPNSTEMAIHIGWERRRWAGLLVAGLAFIVPAMVLTGVFGWAYVAFGTVPAARWLLYGVKPVILGIVVQALWGLAPRAARTPWLRGLGVLAAGLSALGVNELAVLFGAGLVTLLAARRGTGRTPDDTLRQSLPLLPVAATVTAQAVTLPSLFWVFFKTGSVLFGSGYVLLAFLRADLVQRLGWLTEAQLIDAIAVGQVTPGPVFTTATFIGYVLAGPWGALVATAGIFLPAFIFVALSGPLVPRLRASPGAAAFLDGVNVASLALMAVVTAQLGRAALVDVPTVALGLIAAALLLRFRLNSTWLVLGGASAGWAVHALGLATG; translated from the coding sequence ATGAGCGAACACCCGCGGACGTCCCTGCGCGAACTGGCGCTCCTGTTCTTCCGGCTGGGGGCCACGGCGTTCGGAGGCCCCGCCGCGCACATCGCGATGATGCGCGACGAGGTCGTCCAGCGGCGGCGATGGCTCTCCGAGGAACGGTTCCTCGACCTGCTCGGCGCGACGAACCTCATCCCCGGGCCGAACTCGACGGAGATGGCCATCCACATCGGCTGGGAGCGGCGGCGGTGGGCGGGGCTGCTCGTCGCGGGCCTGGCCTTCATCGTGCCGGCGATGGTGCTCACCGGCGTGTTCGGCTGGGCCTACGTGGCGTTCGGAACCGTGCCGGCCGCCAGGTGGCTGCTGTACGGCGTCAAGCCGGTGATCCTCGGCATCGTGGTGCAGGCCCTCTGGGGGCTCGCGCCCCGCGCCGCGAGGACGCCCTGGCTGCGCGGGCTGGGGGTGCTGGCCGCGGGGCTGTCAGCCCTGGGCGTGAACGAGCTCGCCGTGCTCTTCGGCGCGGGGCTGGTGACGCTCCTCGCCGCGCGGCGGGGCACGGGAAGGACACCGGACGACACGCTCCGGCAGTCCCTTCCCCTCCTCCCGGTGGCCGCGACGGTGACGGCGCAGGCCGTGACGCTGCCGTCGCTCTTCTGGGTGTTCTTCAAGACGGGCTCCGTGCTGTTCGGCAGCGGCTACGTGCTGCTCGCGTTCCTGCGCGCGGACCTGGTGCAGCGCCTGGGCTGGCTGACGGAGGCGCAGCTCATCGACGCCATCGCCGTGGGTCAGGTGACGCCGGGGCCGGTGTTCACGACCGCGACGTTCATCGGCTACGTGCTGGCGGGGCCCTGGGGCGCGCTCGTGGCGACGGCGGGCATCTTCCTGCCCGCGTTCATCTTCGTCGCGCTCAGCGGCCCGCTGGTGCCCCGGCTGCGGGCTTCTCCTGGGGCCGCCGCGTTCCTGGACGGGGTGAACGTCGCGTCGCTGGCGCTGATGGCCGTCGTGACCGCGCAGCTCGGCCGCGCGGCCCTCGTCGACGTGCCCACCGTGGCGCTGGGGCTCATCGCGGCGGCGCTCCTGCTGCGCTTCAGGCTGAACTCGACCTGGCTCGTGCTCGGAGGCGCGAGCGCGGGCTGGGCCGTCCACGCGCTCGGGCTCGCCACGGGCTGA
- a CDS encoding efflux RND transporter permease subunit: protein MNITEVCIKKPVFAWMIMAATIIFGLVAAQRIGISQFPDVDFPTINISVSWEGANPEAVETDVVEFIEEAVTQVEGVKSITSSARQGSANITVELDLSRNVDLALQDVQTKVGQAQRRLPLDIDPPVVSKSNPEDQPIMWLGVSGPFSQQVVSDFARYRVKERLQTVPGVGEVILGGLLERNVRIWVDAEKLDAHALTVTDLVAALQREHVELPAGRIETQGREVNVRFMGEALDLETLRDVVVREDAGRAVYLHDVAIVEDGFEDERRLARVNGEPAQALGIKKQRGANAVAVAQEVRQVLADLQKDLPQGMSASINFDSTQFIEESVHEIEFELLLACILTAFVCWVFLGSLSSTLNVVLAIPMSLLGTVAVIYFLGFTLNTFTLLGLALAVGIVVDDAIMVLENIFRHAEEGKDRVSAAREGTAEITFAALAATLAVVAIFLPVVFMKGIIGKFFLQFGVTLCVAVLLSYVEAITLAPARCAQLLKTSREHRSRVGVVVDKAFTKLEHLYARVLAWGLVRPYRVLLLAVAMLVLSAFAFKALPGEFVPSQDQGRMSVRLQTAVGSSLEETNRLFKRAEEFAASRPEVTRVFVVVGGGGSGSSVNAGNMNLTLVPKDERMPQAEFAQVLRKEFNSYPGLRAVVQDLSQAGFTAQRGFPVEFSVRGSDWDKLVEASQSLREQLQVSGKVVDLDTDYQLGQPELRITPDRARAADVGVPIQAVASTVNALVGGVRVGKYSSGGRRIDVRMRLLANQRSRPEDLSLLKVRTANNTLVPLSSLVTQQELPALQAITRRDRERAISLYANVAPGSNQEEALATVERLGKDLPGGIRVVAGGASVAFRDSMSSLIFALFLGIAVAYMVLGAQFNSFLHPVTVLTILPLSVAGASFALLATGKTLNIFSMIGLLLLMGIVKKNSIILVDYALQQRELGLDAMQAMLRAGPVRLRPILMTSMATMMAAVPAALALGAGSETRAPMSIAVLGGLSVSTVLSLIVVPAFYVVADRLKTKLGNRLRRGKGGDEAPAPPDVSRPVTHG, encoded by the coding sequence ATGAACATCACCGAGGTCTGCATCAAGAAGCCCGTGTTCGCCTGGATGATCATGGCGGCCACGATCATCTTCGGACTGGTGGCGGCCCAGCGCATCGGCATCAGCCAGTTCCCGGACGTGGACTTCCCCACCATCAACATCTCCGTGTCGTGGGAGGGCGCCAACCCGGAGGCGGTGGAGACGGACGTCGTCGAGTTCATTGAAGAGGCCGTGACGCAGGTGGAGGGCGTCAAGAGCATCACGTCGTCCGCGCGCCAGGGCAGCGCCAACATCACGGTGGAGCTGGACCTGTCGCGCAACGTGGACCTGGCGCTCCAGGACGTGCAGACCAAGGTGGGCCAGGCCCAGCGCCGGTTGCCGCTGGACATTGATCCGCCCGTCGTCTCCAAGTCCAACCCGGAGGACCAGCCCATCATGTGGCTGGGCGTGTCCGGGCCCTTCTCCCAGCAGGTGGTGAGCGACTTCGCCCGCTACCGCGTGAAGGAGCGCCTGCAGACAGTGCCCGGCGTGGGCGAGGTGATCCTGGGCGGCCTGTTGGAGCGCAACGTGCGCATCTGGGTGGACGCGGAGAAGCTGGACGCGCACGCGCTCACCGTCACGGACCTGGTCGCCGCGCTCCAGCGCGAGCACGTGGAGCTGCCCGCGGGCCGCATCGAGACGCAGGGCCGCGAGGTCAACGTGCGCTTCATGGGCGAAGCGCTGGACCTGGAGACGCTGCGCGACGTGGTGGTGCGCGAGGACGCTGGCCGCGCGGTGTACCTGCACGACGTGGCCATCGTGGAGGATGGCTTCGAGGACGAGCGGCGGCTGGCGCGCGTCAACGGCGAGCCCGCGCAGGCCCTGGGCATCAAGAAGCAGCGCGGCGCCAACGCGGTGGCCGTGGCCCAGGAGGTGCGCCAGGTGCTGGCGGATCTCCAGAAGGACCTGCCCCAGGGGATGAGCGCGAGCATCAACTTCGACTCGACGCAGTTCATTGAAGAGAGCGTGCACGAGATCGAGTTCGAGCTGCTGCTCGCGTGCATCCTCACCGCGTTCGTGTGCTGGGTGTTCCTGGGCTCGCTGTCCAGCACGCTCAACGTGGTGCTGGCCATCCCCATGTCGCTGCTGGGGACGGTGGCGGTCATCTACTTCCTGGGCTTCACGCTCAACACGTTCACGCTGCTGGGGCTGGCGCTGGCGGTGGGCATCGTGGTGGACGACGCCATCATGGTGTTGGAGAACATCTTCCGGCACGCGGAGGAGGGCAAGGACCGGGTGAGCGCCGCGCGCGAGGGCACCGCGGAGATCACCTTCGCGGCGCTGGCGGCGACGCTGGCGGTGGTGGCCATCTTCCTGCCCGTCGTGTTCATGAAGGGCATCATCGGCAAGTTCTTCCTCCAGTTCGGCGTCACGCTGTGCGTGGCGGTGCTCCTGTCCTACGTGGAGGCCATCACCCTGGCGCCCGCGCGGTGCGCGCAGCTGCTCAAGACGTCCCGCGAGCACCGCAGCCGGGTGGGCGTGGTGGTGGACAAGGCGTTCACGAAGCTGGAGCACCTGTACGCGCGCGTGCTGGCGTGGGGGCTGGTGCGGCCCTACCGGGTGCTGCTGCTGGCCGTGGCGATGCTGGTGCTGAGCGCGTTCGCGTTCAAGGCGCTGCCCGGCGAGTTCGTGCCGTCGCAGGACCAGGGGCGCATGTCGGTGCGCCTGCAGACGGCGGTGGGCAGCAGCCTGGAGGAGACCAACCGCCTGTTCAAGCGCGCGGAGGAGTTCGCCGCCAGCCGGCCGGAGGTGACGCGCGTGTTCGTGGTGGTGGGCGGCGGCGGCAGCGGGTCCAGCGTGAACGCGGGCAACATGAACCTGACGCTGGTGCCGAAGGATGAGCGCATGCCCCAGGCGGAGTTCGCGCAGGTGCTGCGCAAGGAGTTCAACAGCTACCCGGGCCTGCGCGCGGTGGTGCAGGACCTGTCCCAGGCGGGCTTCACCGCCCAGCGCGGCTTCCCGGTGGAGTTCAGCGTGCGCGGGTCGGACTGGGACAAGCTGGTGGAGGCGAGCCAGTCCCTGCGCGAGCAGCTCCAGGTGTCCGGCAAGGTGGTGGACCTGGACACGGACTACCAGCTGGGCCAGCCGGAGCTGCGCATCACCCCGGACCGGGCGCGCGCGGCGGACGTGGGCGTGCCCATCCAGGCGGTGGCGTCCACGGTCAACGCGCTGGTGGGCGGCGTGCGCGTGGGCAAGTACAGCAGCGGCGGGCGGCGCATCGACGTGCGCATGCGGCTGCTGGCGAACCAGCGCTCGCGTCCGGAGGACCTGTCGCTCCTGAAGGTGCGCACGGCGAACAACACGCTGGTGCCGCTGTCGTCGCTGGTGACGCAGCAGGAGCTGCCCGCGCTGCAGGCCATCACCCGGCGCGACCGGGAGCGGGCCATCAGCCTGTACGCGAACGTGGCGCCGGGCTCCAACCAGGAGGAGGCGCTGGCCACCGTGGAGCGGCTGGGCAAGGACCTGCCCGGGGGCATCCGCGTGGTGGCGGGCGGCGCCAGCGTGGCGTTCCGCGACTCGATGAGCAGCCTCATCTTCGCGCTCTTCCTGGGCATCGCCGTCGCGTACATGGTGCTGGGCGCGCAGTTCAATTCGTTCCTGCACCCGGTGACGGTGCTGACCATCCTGCCCCTGTCTGTGGCGGGGGCGTCGTTCGCGCTGCTGGCCACGGGCAAGACGCTGAACATCTTCAGCATGATTGGCCTGCTGCTCCTGATGGGCATCGTGAAGAAGAACTCCATCATCCTGGTGGACTACGCGCTCCAGCAGCGCGAGCTGGGACTGGACGCGATGCAGGCCATGCTGCGCGCGGGGCCGGTGCGCCTGCGGCCCATCCTGATGACGTCCATGGCGACGATGATGGCGGCGGTGCCCGCGGCGCTCGCCCTGGGCGCCGGCAGCGAGACGCGGGCCCCCATGTCCATCGCGGTGCTGGGCGGCCTGTCGGTGTCCACGGTGCTGAGCCTGATCGTGGTGCCCGCTTTCTACGTCGTGGCGGACCGCCTCAAGACGAAGCTGGGCAACCGCCTGCGCCGGGGCAAGGGCGGGGATGAGGCTCCGGCGCCGCCGGACGTGTCCCGGCCGGTGACGCACGGGTAG
- a CDS encoding TolC family protein, which yields MLAPDASAQQTPEPAAPPAASPGPAAEAPASAFPKPQVQDTGAAPLTLERAVALASERNESVLAAGQVAEAAGARVARARAFFLPNLTASGTYTRRLRESTREVGGQTVVLQQFNALGANFTGRVALFDARGIPLYRAAKLESEASQLDAVETRRQVSFAAANAFLVTLANQQVYQAAEQRLAYARQGLADAQARATAGLASTNDVTRAELEVATAEANLAAALGTAETSRLELGFLLVEPVKGELSPPEPLLADAVRPAPSLELLNQGATDRRPDILSAQLRVRSLRESAKEPLARLLPTVGATAQFRLTNEAGLNGNVGDGFLAVDLTWNLFDGGTRYAERRERVANANAAELNTQAATRRVSVDIEQARVNLETARAALAQTEHAARAARKNAAETGILYRQGLSTALTVADASLSLFEAEVALARNRYGLGVALLGLRAAVGLNPLGKEP from the coding sequence ATGCTGGCCCCGGATGCGTCCGCCCAGCAGACCCCGGAGCCCGCGGCGCCTCCGGCCGCGTCCCCGGGGCCCGCCGCCGAGGCCCCTGCCAGCGCGTTTCCCAAGCCCCAGGTCCAGGACACCGGCGCCGCGCCGCTGACGCTGGAGCGCGCCGTGGCGCTCGCGTCCGAGCGCAACGAGTCCGTCCTCGCCGCGGGCCAGGTGGCCGAGGCCGCCGGGGCTCGCGTCGCCCGCGCTCGCGCCTTCTTCCTGCCCAACCTCACCGCGTCCGGCACCTACACGCGCCGCCTTCGGGAGTCCACGCGCGAGGTTGGCGGACAGACCGTCGTCCTCCAGCAGTTCAACGCCCTGGGCGCCAACTTCACCGGGCGCGTGGCGCTCTTCGATGCGCGCGGCATCCCGCTGTACCGGGCCGCGAAGCTGGAGAGCGAAGCCTCGCAGCTGGACGCCGTGGAGACGCGCCGGCAGGTCTCCTTCGCCGCGGCCAACGCCTTCCTCGTCACCCTGGCCAACCAGCAGGTCTATCAGGCCGCCGAGCAGCGGCTCGCCTATGCGCGCCAGGGGCTGGCGGATGCCCAGGCCCGCGCCACCGCGGGGCTCGCCAGCACCAACGACGTCACCCGCGCGGAGCTGGAGGTCGCCACGGCGGAGGCCAACCTCGCCGCGGCGCTCGGCACCGCGGAGACGAGCCGCCTGGAGCTGGGGTTCCTCCTGGTGGAGCCCGTGAAGGGTGAGCTTTCGCCACCGGAGCCGCTGCTCGCGGACGCCGTGCGTCCCGCCCCCTCGCTGGAGCTGCTGAACCAGGGCGCCACGGACCGCCGGCCGGACATCCTCTCCGCGCAGCTGCGGGTGCGGTCGCTGCGCGAGAGCGCGAAGGAGCCCCTGGCCCGCCTGCTGCCCACGGTGGGAGCGACCGCCCAGTTCCGGCTCACCAACGAGGCCGGCCTCAACGGCAACGTCGGCGATGGTTTCCTGGCGGTGGACCTCACCTGGAACCTCTTCGACGGCGGCACGCGCTACGCCGAGCGCCGCGAGCGCGTGGCCAACGCCAACGCGGCGGAGCTGAACACGCAGGCGGCAACGCGGCGCGTGTCGGTGGACATTGAACAGGCGCGGGTGAACCTGGAGACGGCCCGCGCGGCGCTCGCGCAGACGGAGCACGCCGCTCGCGCCGCCCGGAAGAACGCCGCGGAGACGGGCATCCTGTACCGCCAGGGGCTGTCCACCGCGCTCACCGTGGCGGACGCGTCGCTCAGCCTCTTCGAGGCGGAGGTCGCCCTGGCCCGGAACCGCTACGGCCTGGGCGTGGCCCTGCTGGGCCTGCGGGCCGCCGTCGGACTCAATCCATTGGGGAAGGAACCGTGA
- a CDS encoding sensor histidine kinase gives MSRRLIVGLLIVAAFVLLKGAVRATAVETSSGISGLALEVVLLVMDFSVLTLAFELALRRGVNHRNALLLATGVGALVSVLFSCLAVGVIHPRAPELNLTLGRHPEYLTVALRYLLGFSRNLALWMLAFVYPILAADAERRRAEASELRRQSEIAQLRASLEPHFLLNTFNTIAGLVTKDPDEARRLLACLGALFDDISEHEDEWQTLDREVHWLQRYAEILEARHRGVLSFEWNIDEATRSFKLPRLLLQPLLENAVKHGALRRDGDGRVTVRSTRVQNKTGEDYVVCSINDNGPGLPEQVRPGAKGLDIVRRRLKLHLPNSRLTVDSSAQGVHVLVEIPELRP, from the coding sequence ATGTCGCGCCGCTTGATTGTCGGCCTGCTGATCGTCGCCGCGTTCGTCCTGCTCAAGGGCGCCGTGCGCGCCACGGCGGTCGAAACCAGCAGCGGCATCAGCGGGCTCGCCCTGGAGGTCGTGCTCCTGGTGATGGACTTCTCCGTCCTCACGCTCGCCTTCGAGCTTGCCCTGCGCCGGGGTGTCAACCACCGGAACGCGCTGCTGCTCGCCACCGGCGTGGGGGCGCTGGTGTCGGTGCTGTTCAGCTGCCTCGCCGTGGGGGTCATCCATCCGCGCGCGCCGGAGCTCAACCTCACGCTCGGCCGCCACCCCGAGTACCTCACCGTGGCGCTGCGCTACCTGCTCGGCTTCTCCCGCAACCTGGCGCTGTGGATGCTCGCGTTCGTCTACCCCATCCTGGCCGCGGACGCGGAGCGGCGCCGGGCCGAGGCGAGCGAGCTGCGCCGGCAGTCGGAGATCGCCCAGCTTCGCGCGAGCCTGGAGCCCCACTTCCTGCTCAACACGTTCAACACCATCGCCGGGCTCGTCACCAAGGACCCCGATGAGGCCCGCAGGCTGCTGGCGTGCCTGGGCGCCCTGTTCGACGACATCTCCGAACACGAGGACGAATGGCAGACGCTCGACCGCGAGGTCCACTGGCTCCAGCGCTACGCGGAGATCCTGGAGGCGCGGCACCGCGGCGTCCTGTCCTTCGAGTGGAACATCGACGAGGCCACGCGGTCCTTCAAGCTGCCCCGGCTGCTGCTCCAGCCGCTGCTGGAGAACGCCGTCAAACACGGGGCGCTGCGCCGCGACGGTGACGGCCGCGTCACGGTCCGCAGCACGCGCGTCCAGAACAAGACCGGCGAGGACTACGTGGTCTGCTCCATCAACGACAACGGCCCCGGGCTGCCGGAGCAGGTGCGCCCGGGGGCGAAGGGGCTGGACATCGTGCGGCGGCGCCTCAAGCTGCACCTGCCCAACTCCCGGCTCACCGTCGACTCCTCGGCCCAGGGCGTCCACGTCCTGGTGGAGATCCCCGAGCTCCGGCCATGA
- a CDS encoding efflux RND transporter periplasmic adaptor subunit: MRRTGVLALALAMLSLAPGCKKEEAGGGKGGKGGVSGRGAIQFPVEVAPVEARDVEYAVSAVGAVEAFERVQITARVPGALEKVSFSEGQAVKKGDTLAEIEPARYAIAVRAAEAALQRAQAALTEAKAGAQRRAEVNAQSPGLLPAEQLETFQARAATAQADVAAAKAMLDQAQLNQRDAYVRAPMDGILQTRTVQTGQYVQPGVVLATLLRREPLLLRFNVPAADVTRITPGMPATFTVRSEGGTYTAKITYVAASADDQSRMVAVTAEVTGEAAQKLRPGAFATVNVPVETRGGSPVIPQTAIRPSERGFLAFVVTDNKARERILELGLRTADGRVEVKEGLKPGETLVVRGAEALRDGVGVRVSESPKPKVIGEQPEAGARTDTGGARP; the protein is encoded by the coding sequence ATGCGACGCACTGGAGTGCTGGCCCTGGCCCTGGCCATGCTGTCCCTGGCCCCGGGCTGCAAGAAGGAAGAGGCGGGCGGCGGCAAGGGCGGCAAGGGTGGTGTCTCCGGCCGGGGCGCCATCCAGTTCCCGGTGGAGGTCGCCCCCGTCGAGGCGCGCGACGTGGAGTACGCCGTCAGCGCCGTGGGCGCGGTGGAGGCCTTCGAGCGCGTGCAGATCACCGCGCGCGTGCCGGGCGCGCTGGAGAAGGTGAGCTTCAGCGAGGGCCAGGCGGTGAAGAAGGGTGACACGCTCGCGGAGATCGAACCCGCGCGCTACGCCATCGCCGTGCGCGCCGCGGAGGCCGCGCTGCAGAGGGCCCAGGCCGCGCTCACGGAGGCGAAGGCCGGGGCCCAGCGTCGCGCGGAGGTCAACGCGCAGAGCCCGGGCCTCCTGCCCGCCGAACAGCTGGAGACGTTCCAGGCCCGCGCCGCCACCGCGCAGGCGGACGTGGCGGCCGCGAAGGCGATGCTGGATCAGGCGCAGCTCAACCAGCGCGACGCGTACGTGCGCGCGCCCATGGACGGCATCCTCCAGACGCGCACGGTGCAGACGGGCCAGTACGTGCAGCCGGGCGTGGTGCTGGCCACGCTGCTGCGGCGCGAGCCCCTGCTGCTGCGCTTCAACGTGCCCGCCGCGGACGTGACGCGCATCACGCCGGGGATGCCCGCGACGTTCACGGTGCGCTCGGAGGGCGGGACGTACACCGCGAAGATCACCTACGTGGCCGCGAGCGCGGACGACCAGAGCCGCATGGTGGCGGTGACGGCGGAGGTGACGGGAGAGGCGGCCCAGAAGCTGCGGCCCGGCGCGTTCGCGACGGTGAACGTGCCGGTGGAGACGCGCGGGGGCAGCCCGGTGATTCCGCAGACGGCCATCCGCCCCAGCGAGCGCGGCTTCCTCGCGTTCGTGGTGACGGACAACAAGGCGCGCGAGCGCATCCTGGAGCTGGGCCTGCGCACGGCGGACGGACGGGTGGAGGTGAAGGAGGGTCTGAAGCCCGGCGAGACGCTGGTGGTGCGCGGCGCCGAGGCCCTGCGTGACGGCGTGGGCGTGCGCGTGTCGGAGAGCCCGAAGCCGAAGGTCATCGGGGAGCAGCCGGAGGCCGGGGCGCGCACGGACACGGGAGGAGCGCGGCCATGA